The Egibacteraceae bacterium genome has a segment encoding these proteins:
- a CDS encoding methyltransferase domain-containing protein, translating into MTATSPAPTRLSPDQIRELDPYALMGLLGKRVIHPGGRRATEQLLDWAAITAGERVLDAGCGVATTAIEVARRHDATVTALDLAPLMLERARRNVEKASLAERIEIAAGDIQDLPYPDATFDCVLAEAVTMFVDRPRAARELVRVCRPGGRVLATEFFWLRPPTEEARRIFLGEVCPGLSFDSVEDWEQLYADGGLTDVRSTTGAFDMLTVRGFVRDEGLAGSLRFLAQAATRASALRKLAWLMPRMARAVPYLGYIVVAGVTRRVAAHGPPG; encoded by the coding sequence ATGACCGCGACGAGCCCGGCCCCGACCCGGCTGAGCCCCGACCAGATCCGCGAGCTCGACCCCTACGCGCTCATGGGGCTGCTCGGCAAGCGCGTCATCCACCCCGGGGGCCGGCGGGCGACCGAGCAGCTGCTGGACTGGGCGGCCATCACCGCCGGCGAGCGCGTGCTCGACGCCGGCTGCGGCGTGGCGACCACCGCCATCGAGGTCGCCCGCCGCCATGACGCTACCGTGACGGCGCTCGACCTCGCTCCGCTGATGCTGGAACGCGCCCGCCGCAACGTGGAGAAGGCCAGCCTTGCCGAGCGGATCGAGATCGCCGCGGGCGACATCCAGGATCTGCCCTACCCCGACGCGACGTTTGACTGCGTCCTCGCCGAGGCGGTCACGATGTTCGTCGACCGCCCCCGCGCCGCCCGCGAGCTCGTGCGCGTCTGCCGGCCAGGCGGGCGGGTCCTGGCCACCGAGTTCTTCTGGCTGCGACCACCGACCGAGGAGGCGCGGCGAATCTTCCTCGGTGAGGTGTGCCCCGGTCTGTCGTTCGACTCGGTCGAGGACTGGGAGCAGCTGTACGCCGACGGGGGGCTCACCGATGTCCGCAGCACCACGGGGGCGTTCGACATGCTGACCGTGCGTGGCTTCGTTCGCGACGAGGGGCTCGCGGGGAGCCTGCGCTTCCTCGCTCAGGCCGCCACCAGAGCGTCCGCGCTCCGCAAGCTCGCCTGGCTCATGCCGCGCATGGCCCGTGCGGTGCCCTACCTCGGCTACATCGTCGTCGCCGGCGTCACCCGTCGGGTCGCAGCGCACGGGCCGCCTGGATGA
- a CDS encoding type II toxin-antitoxin system prevent-host-death family antitoxin produces the protein MPEVSATEAARHFADLLDGVEHRGERYRIVRRGKVIAQLEPVGRGRGEGAKAALRRHPSDAGWRDELAELRGLLSVEKRP, from the coding sequence ATGCCTGAGGTGAGTGCGACCGAAGCCGCCCGCCACTTCGCCGACCTGCTCGACGGGGTCGAGCACCGTGGGGAGCGCTATCGCATCGTGCGCCGCGGCAAGGTGATCGCCCAGTTGGAGCCGGTCGGCCGCGGGCGCGGAGAGGGAGCCAAGGCGGCGTTGCGCCGTCATCCGTCTGACGCAGGCTGGCGCGATGAGCTCGCGGAGCTCCGCGGACTGCTGTCGGTGGAGAAACGGCCCTGA
- a CDS encoding ArsR family transcriptional regulator, which translates to IAAAIGQSVANTSHHLRTLARAGLLTSRRSGTYVHYRLASDDVLELWWATRRVAAQQVDGLDELARAYLGDREDLEAITREQLLVRLERDDVIVVDVRPEPEYAAGHLPGAISVPPDRLDLLDALPADCDVVAYCRGPYCVYADDAVRRLRGQGRRAQRLEDGLPEWRHAGAPIES; encoded by the coding sequence CGATCGCCGCGGCGATCGGCCAGTCGGTCGCCAACACCTCCCACCATCTGCGCACTCTCGCTCGCGCCGGCCTGCTCACCAGCCGCCGCAGCGGCACCTACGTGCACTACCGGCTCGCGTCCGACGACGTGCTCGAGCTGTGGTGGGCGACGCGCCGCGTCGCCGCCCAGCAGGTCGATGGCCTCGACGAGCTCGCCCGCGCCTACCTCGGCGACCGTGAGGACCTCGAGGCCATCACCCGCGAGCAGCTGCTCGTCCGCCTCGAGCGCGACGACGTCATCGTCGTCGACGTCCGCCCCGAACCCGAGTACGCCGCCGGCCACCTGCCCGGCGCCATCTCCGTCCCCCCCGACCGGCTCGACCTGCTCGACGCGCTGCCCGCCGACTGCGACGTCGTCGCCTACTGCCGCGGCCCGTACTGCGTCTACGCCGACGACGCCGTCCGGCGGCTTCGCGGGCAAGGCCGGCGCGCCCAGCGCCTGGAGGACGGGCTGCCCGAGTGGCGCCACGCCGGCGCTCCTATCGAGAGCTGA
- a CDS encoding DIP1984 family protein, with product MLLAEALRERADAQRQLAALRDRVAASARYTEGEEVAEDASALLDEAEALVGRLAELMLRINETNLQATLADGRSLTAALAERDALRTRSGLLKSTADAAAGGRDTFRCGRQELRTFAALDVTALRRRADDVARQIRELDLAIEQVNFSTGLEGD from the coding sequence ATGCTGCTTGCCGAGGCACTGCGTGAGCGCGCTGACGCACAGCGCCAGCTCGCCGCGCTGCGTGACCGTGTCGCTGCGTCCGCCCGGTACACCGAGGGTGAGGAGGTGGCCGAGGACGCGTCCGCACTGCTCGACGAGGCCGAGGCGCTTGTCGGTCGGCTCGCCGAGCTCATGCTGCGGATCAACGAGACCAACCTGCAGGCGACGCTGGCCGACGGGCGGTCGCTGACCGCCGCACTGGCCGAGCGTGACGCGCTGCGGACGCGGTCCGGGCTGCTCAAGTCCACTGCCGACGCCGCGGCCGGCGGCCGGGACACGTTCCGGTGCGGTCGGCAGGAGCTGCGGACGTTCGCGGCGCTGGACGTGACGGCGCTGCGGCGCCGGGCCGACGACGTGGCCCGGCAGATCCGTGAGTTGGACCTTGCGATCGAGCAGGTCAACTTCAGCACCGGGCTCGAGGGAGACTGA
- a CDS encoding rhodanese-like domain-containing protein, with protein MDVVPLLDEGLGNRSYVVDLGDGGALVVDPQRDPRPYLDQLERWGLAARFVVETHLHADFVSGGRELAAVGAQLLAPAGSELAFAHRQLRDGDELDVGGLTLRVIATPGHTPEHLAYLLLDGPRPVALFSGGTLMAGGVARTDLLSSEQTVPLARAAYRSITQRLFALPDELVVYPTHGGGSFCSAAPGGERTTTIGHARAANPLLAGGADEDTFLARLLGGLGSYPPYFRELRAVNRSGTAVHGPTPPALPRLPVEEVDAAVAEGAEVVDVRGIEAFAAGHLPGSLSIPWRAQFATWLGWLVRRDRPVVFVVDATVDRDDLVWAALAIGYERLAGELAGGVDAWRGAGRDLAGTPLVDSDGAGQRQVVDIRQRAEHDAGHVPGAVHVELGSLAAQVDAVPGGPVLIHCGHGERAMSAASLLERAGRRDVAVLAGGPDELRESQDSR; from the coding sequence GTGGATGTGGTGCCGCTTCTCGACGAGGGGCTGGGCAACAGGTCCTACGTGGTCGACCTCGGCGACGGGGGCGCGCTGGTGGTGGACCCCCAGCGGGACCCGCGTCCCTACCTCGACCAGCTGGAGCGGTGGGGTCTGGCGGCGCGGTTCGTCGTCGAGACGCATCTGCACGCCGACTTCGTCTCTGGCGGCCGGGAGCTCGCCGCGGTCGGTGCGCAGCTGCTCGCGCCGGCGGGCAGCGAGCTGGCGTTCGCGCACCGCCAGCTGCGTGACGGCGACGAGCTCGACGTCGGCGGGTTGACCCTGCGCGTGATCGCCACGCCGGGCCACACCCCCGAGCACCTGGCCTACCTCCTGCTCGACGGTCCGCGGCCCGTGGCGCTGTTCTCGGGTGGGACGTTGATGGCCGGCGGCGTGGCGCGCACCGACCTGCTCTCGTCCGAGCAGACCGTACCGCTGGCGCGGGCGGCGTACCGGTCGATCACCCAGCGGCTGTTCGCGCTGCCCGACGAGCTGGTCGTGTACCCGACGCACGGCGGCGGCTCGTTCTGCTCTGCCGCGCCCGGTGGCGAGCGGACCACCACGATCGGACACGCGCGCGCGGCGAACCCGCTGCTCGCCGGCGGGGCGGACGAGGACACCTTCCTCGCCCGGCTCCTCGGCGGCCTCGGCTCCTACCCGCCGTACTTCCGGGAGTTGCGCGCGGTCAACCGGTCCGGCACGGCGGTGCACGGGCCCACCCCCCCGGCGCTGCCGCGGCTACCCGTGGAGGAGGTCGACGCCGCGGTCGCCGAAGGCGCCGAGGTCGTGGACGTCCGCGGCATCGAGGCGTTCGCCGCGGGACACCTGCCGGGCTCGCTGTCGATCCCGTGGCGGGCGCAGTTCGCGACCTGGCTGGGCTGGCTGGTGCGCCGTGACCGCCCGGTGGTGTTCGTCGTCGACGCCACCGTCGACCGCGACGACCTGGTGTGGGCGGCGCTGGCCATCGGCTACGAGCGGCTCGCCGGTGAGCTGGCCGGTGGGGTCGACGCCTGGCGGGGCGCCGGCCGCGACCTCGCCGGCACGCCGCTGGTGGACTCCGACGGTGCCGGGCAGCGGCAGGTCGTCGACATCCGCCAGCGCGCGGAGCACGACGCCGGCCACGTCCCCGGCGCGGTCCACGTCGAGCTCGGCAGCCTCGCCGCGCAGGTCGATGCGGTGCCGGGCGGGCCGGTGCTGATCCACTGCGGCCACGGGGAGCGGGCGATGTCCGCCGCGAGCCTGCTGGAGCGCGCCGGGCGGCGTGACGTGGCCGTCCTGGCCGGCGGTCCCGACGAGCTCCGCGAGTCGCAGGACAGCCGGTGA
- a CDS encoding MFS transporter, whose protein sequence is MTRLVARAPVRLGLWENLPQFLLLVGVNALVGGMVGQERTVLPLLAETEFGLTAYTAMLTFIAAFGMTKAVVNYFAGTLADRFGRKPVLLTGWLFAVPVPFLLIGAPSWGWVVFANVLLGVNQGLAWSVTVIMKIDLVGPTRRGTAMGFNEAAGYGAVALAAWATGAIAQTAGLRPAPFLLGLAFAALGLGLSAGFVRETAGHVAHEAVNHTAAPGRPGGDLTSRQVFALATWRDRSLSAASQAGLVNNLNEGMAWGLFPIFFAAGGADLATVGLLTAIAPAVWGVGQLGTGALSDRVGRKWLIAGGQLVEAGGLLVIALGDTAAVWAAGSAVFGAGTAMAYPTLLAAVGDVAHPRWRGAAVGVYRLWRDIGFAVGAILAGGLADAYTIPTAIVVVAAITAASGVDVAGRMRETHPRTAPHAA, encoded by the coding sequence GTGACCCGCCTGGTTGCGCGCGCGCCGGTGCGCCTGGGGCTCTGGGAGAACCTGCCGCAGTTCCTCCTGCTGGTCGGGGTCAACGCGCTGGTCGGCGGGATGGTCGGCCAGGAGCGCACCGTCCTGCCGCTGCTCGCCGAGACCGAGTTCGGCCTGACCGCCTACACCGCGATGCTCACGTTCATCGCTGCCTTCGGGATGACCAAGGCCGTCGTGAACTACTTCGCGGGCACGCTCGCGGACCGCTTCGGCCGCAAACCGGTGCTGCTGACCGGCTGGCTGTTCGCCGTGCCCGTCCCGTTCCTGCTGATCGGGGCACCCAGCTGGGGGTGGGTGGTGTTCGCCAACGTCCTGCTCGGCGTCAACCAGGGGCTGGCCTGGTCGGTCACGGTCATCATGAAGATCGACCTCGTCGGGCCGACCCGCCGGGGCACGGCGATGGGCTTCAACGAGGCGGCCGGCTACGGCGCCGTGGCCCTGGCCGCGTGGGCGACCGGCGCGATCGCCCAGACGGCCGGGCTGCGCCCCGCCCCGTTCCTGCTCGGCCTCGCGTTCGCCGCCCTGGGCCTGGGCCTGTCGGCGGGGTTCGTCCGCGAGACCGCCGGCCACGTGGCCCACGAGGCCGTCAACCACACCGCCGCCCCCGGCCGCCCCGGCGGAGACCTCACCAGCCGCCAGGTGTTCGCGCTGGCCACGTGGCGGGACCGGTCGCTGTCCGCCGCCTCGCAGGCTGGGCTGGTGAACAATCTCAACGAGGGCATGGCCTGGGGTCTGTTCCCGATCTTCTTCGCCGCCGGCGGCGCCGACCTGGCCACCGTCGGGCTGCTCACGGCTATCGCCCCCGCCGTGTGGGGCGTCGGTCAGCTGGGCACCGGCGCGCTGTCGGACCGTGTCGGGCGCAAATGGCTGATCGCCGGCGGGCAACTCGTCGAGGCCGGTGGGCTGCTCGTCATCGCCCTGGGCGACACCGCGGCCGTCTGGGCGGCGGGCAGCGCAGTGTTCGGCGCCGGGACAGCGATGGCCTACCCGACGCTGCTCGCCGCCGTCGGTGACGTCGCCCACCCCCGCTGGCGCGGCGCCGCGGTCGGGGTGTACCGGCTGTGGCGCGACATCGGCTTCGCCGTCGGCGCGATACTCGCCGGTGGCCTCGCCGACGCCTACACGATTCCCACCGCCATCGTGGTCGTCGCCGCGATCACCGCCGCTAGCGGGGTCGACGTCGCCGGACGCATGCGCGAAACCCACCCGCGAACCGCGCCCCATGCCGCCTAG
- a CDS encoding PIN domain-containing protein, with protein sequence MDTAFLVDAERHARDLDAVIGDDDDVAIAAVTAAELLVGVLLATERHRPARQAFVDEVLDVLPVLSYDAGVAEAHAALLAATRQAGRPRGAHDLIIAATARATGRLVVTADPRGFADLPQVELAD encoded by the coding sequence TTGGACACGGCCTTCCTGGTCGACGCCGAGCGCCACGCCCGTGACCTCGATGCGGTGATCGGCGACGACGATGATGTCGCCATCGCCGCGGTGACCGCCGCTGAGCTGCTGGTTGGGGTGTTGCTGGCCACCGAGCGGCATCGACCCGCCCGTCAGGCGTTCGTGGACGAGGTCTTGGATGTGCTTCCCGTGTTGTCCTATGACGCTGGAGTAGCCGAAGCTCATGCGGCGTTGCTGGCTGCAACCCGGCAGGCTGGCCGCCCGCGCGGTGCCCACGATCTCATCATCGCTGCGACGGCGCGTGCCACGGGCCGGTTGGTGGTGACCGCCGACCCCAGGGGGTTCGCAGACCTGCCCCAGGTCGAGCTCGCAGACTGA